A DNA window from Moorella thermoacetica contains the following coding sequences:
- a CDS encoding MBL fold metallo-hydrolase RNA specificity domain-containing protein, with product MIKLQFCGAAGTVTGSCYLLDTGRYRLLIDCGLFQGSKAIKERNYGPFPFNPGAIDALILTHAHIDHCGLIPKLYLQGFKGPIFTTPVTAELARVLLPDCGHIQEMEVERKNRKNKRAGLPILTPIYTAAQAAACLDFFRTLDYREEQEILPGVRLRLQDAGHILGSAIVELWVKDMAGEIKITFSGDLGNPGQPIVNDPTPIASTDYLVIESTYGNRRHNIQGDKIELLKEVILATMKKGGNLIIPAFAVERTQDLLYALNVILQQGAVKVDKIYLDSPLAVAATEIFCRHQDYFDAETKDLSHNGSTCPFYLPGMHLSRTAEESMAINKIHGGAIIISASGMADAGRIKQHHLKHNLWRPEATVLLVGYQAAGTLGRRLLEGEKRVRIHGEEIAVRADIVSIDGFSAHADQAGLLNWVKSFHQPPRKVFVTHGEKEAAEDFARLLTTELGLATEVPGWLDTVQLLPIAAELAPAPAAALRDTSTAAEAEAAYQRLLVQLKALVEAGFARQDYAGTKRRLEQIAALVNQGLDEKAG from the coding sequence ATGATTAAATTACAGTTTTGCGGCGCTGCTGGAACGGTTACCGGTTCCTGTTACCTCCTTGATACCGGCCGCTACCGCTTACTAATTGACTGTGGCCTGTTTCAAGGCTCCAAAGCCATCAAGGAGCGTAACTACGGTCCCTTTCCCTTCAATCCCGGCGCGATCGACGCCCTGATCCTGACCCATGCCCATATCGACCACTGTGGCCTCATACCCAAGCTCTACCTCCAGGGGTTCAAGGGGCCTATCTTCACAACTCCGGTTACCGCCGAGCTGGCCCGGGTCCTTCTACCAGATTGCGGGCATATCCAGGAGATGGAGGTCGAACGCAAAAACCGCAAGAACAAACGCGCCGGCCTGCCTATATTAACACCTATTTATACTGCGGCCCAGGCGGCTGCCTGCCTGGATTTCTTCCGGACCCTGGACTATCGGGAAGAGCAGGAGATCCTGCCCGGTGTCCGCCTGCGTCTCCAGGACGCCGGCCATATCCTGGGCTCGGCTATAGTCGAGCTCTGGGTCAAGGACATGGCTGGTGAAATTAAGATTACCTTTTCCGGTGACCTGGGTAATCCTGGCCAGCCCATCGTCAATGACCCAACTCCTATCGCAAGCACCGATTACCTGGTGATAGAATCCACCTACGGTAATCGCCGTCATAATATCCAGGGAGATAAAATCGAGCTCCTCAAAGAGGTTATCCTGGCGACCATGAAAAAGGGAGGTAACCTGATTATCCCGGCCTTTGCCGTGGAACGTACCCAGGACCTCCTGTACGCCCTGAATGTCATCCTGCAACAGGGTGCCGTCAAGGTAGACAAAATCTACCTGGATAGTCCCCTGGCGGTTGCCGCTACGGAGATCTTTTGCCGCCACCAGGATTACTTTGATGCTGAAACCAAAGATCTAAGCCATAACGGCAGTACTTGCCCCTTTTATTTACCTGGTATGCACCTCAGCCGGACGGCGGAAGAATCCATGGCTATTAATAAAATCCACGGCGGGGCCATTATAATCTCTGCCAGCGGCATGGCCGACGCCGGCCGGATTAAACAACACCACCTGAAGCACAACCTCTGGCGGCCGGAGGCTACCGTTCTCCTGGTTGGTTACCAGGCGGCAGGTACCCTGGGACGGCGCCTGCTGGAAGGGGAGAAACGGGTCCGTATCCACGGCGAGGAAATCGCTGTCCGGGCGGATATTGTCAGTATCGACGGCTTCTCGGCCCACGCCGACCAGGCCGGCCTCCTCAACTGGGTAAAATCCTTCCACCAGCCGCCGCGAAAAGTATTTGTGACCCATGGTGAAAAAGAAGCAGCTGAGGATTTTGCCCGCCTGCTGACTACCGAACTGGGCCTGGCCACGGAAGTGCCGGGATGGCTGGATACCGTCCAGCTACTCCCAATAGCGGCAGAGCTTGCCCCGGCACCGGCAGCTGCCCTCAGAGATACCAGTACAGCTGCAGAGGCAGAGGCTGCCTACCAGCGACTCCTGGTCCAACTCAAGGCGCTGGTGGAGGCCGGTTTTGCCCGCCAGGACTATGCCGGTACCAAACGCAGGCTGGAACAAATAGCGGCCCTGGTAAACCAGGGCCTGGACGAAAAAGCCGGCTAG
- a CDS encoding Lrp/AsnC family transcriptional regulator, producing MRKKILDLLENNGRLTAKEIAIMLALPVDQVAKEIAAMEQEKIILRYHTLINWEKAGEEEVAALIDVKVIPQRDLGFDEIASRIYRYPEVKSVFLMSGGYDLSVLVQGKSLKEVASFVSQKLATLEHVQSTMTHFILKRYKQDGVIFEDQEADRRQALQP from the coding sequence ATGCGTAAAAAGATCCTTGATCTCCTTGAAAACAACGGCCGGCTAACCGCTAAAGAAATCGCCATTATGCTGGCCCTGCCGGTAGACCAGGTAGCGAAGGAAATTGCCGCCATGGAGCAAGAAAAGATTATTCTGCGCTATCATACCCTGATTAACTGGGAGAAGGCCGGCGAAGAAGAGGTAGCAGCGCTGATTGACGTCAAGGTTATACCCCAGCGGGATCTGGGCTTCGACGAGATTGCCAGCCGCATCTATCGTTATCCGGAGGTAAAGTCGGTTTTCCTCATGTCAGGGGGGTATGATCTCTCGGTCCTAGTCCAGGGTAAGAGCCTCAAAGAAGTAGCTTCCTTTGTTTCCCAAAAACTGGCAACCCTGGAACACGTCCAGAGTACCATGACCCATTTCATCCTTAAAAGGTATAAACAGGATGGCGTCATTTTTGAAGATCAAGAAGCAGACCGGAGGCAGGCGTTGCAACCATGA
- a CDS encoding DnaD domain-containing protein → MAISGNNYELLTASMLECGSLVIPDMLLKFYTRLGLTELEMMVLIHLFHWRQVEQERFPAPEKLRQYMSVDEEEIKNLIASLIEKKLLAVEPYYNQVLGRWQNTFSFAPLWTKLTRIALGDYNLAITPEKEAAPTAVKYGELYRTFEKEFGRPLSPLESEQLREWCQDDRLSVELLQEALRRAVLRGALNFRYIDSILRDWLRHNIRTVAQAIDHDEQKNKRKIRRIKTENPAGTRDKYRELYRLNPEG, encoded by the coding sequence ATGGCCATCAGCGGTAATAACTACGAGCTCCTAACAGCGTCCATGCTGGAATGTGGTAGCTTGGTTATTCCCGATATGCTGTTAAAGTTCTACACCCGCCTGGGCCTGACGGAATTAGAAATGATGGTTTTAATCCACCTCTTTCACTGGCGCCAGGTGGAGCAGGAACGTTTCCCGGCCCCGGAAAAACTCCGCCAGTACATGAGTGTCGATGAAGAGGAGATCAAGAACCTGATCGCCTCCCTGATTGAAAAAAAGCTCCTGGCCGTAGAACCCTATTATAACCAGGTCCTGGGCCGCTGGCAGAACACCTTTTCCTTTGCACCCCTGTGGACGAAACTAACCCGGATAGCCCTGGGGGATTATAACCTGGCAATCACGCCTGAAAAGGAGGCGGCCCCAACAGCGGTTAAGTACGGAGAACTGTACCGTACCTTTGAAAAGGAGTTTGGCCGGCCCCTGTCTCCCCTGGAAAGCGAACAGCTCAGGGAATGGTGCCAGGACGACCGCCTGTCTGTGGAGTTATTGCAGGAAGCCCTGCGGCGGGCGGTACTGCGCGGTGCTCTTAATTTCAGGTATATCGATTCTATTCTCCGGGATTGGCTACGCCATAACATCCGTACCGTTGCCCAGGCCATTGACCACGATGAGCAAAAAAATAAAAGGAAAATCAGGCGGATTAAAACGGAAAATCCGGCCGGCACCAGGGACAAGTATCGCGAACTTTACCGTCTCAACCCGGAGGGTTAA
- a CDS encoding FeoA family protein codes for MTLDKAKKGQRIRILALPGPGIRAQAIRFGIAEGELVTCTNIIPGGPIIIAKNHQEIAIGRGLAEKITVEPVAAPAPVKSLARRRIYGLPRS; via the coding sequence ATGACCCTGGACAAAGCCAAAAAAGGACAGCGCATCCGTATCCTGGCTCTGCCCGGACCAGGCATCCGGGCCCAGGCCATTCGCTTTGGTATAGCCGAAGGGGAACTGGTCACCTGTACCAATATCATCCCGGGAGGCCCCATAATCATCGCCAAAAACCACCAGGAAATAGCTATCGGCAGGGGCCTGGCTGAAAAAATTACCGTGGAACCAGTTGCCGCTCCGGCTCCGGTTAAATCCCTGGCAAGGAGGCGTATCTATGGCCTGCCACGATCTTAA
- a CDS encoding aminotransferase class I/II-fold pyridoxal phosphate-dependent enzyme, protein MTIAHGFEARRFITPVVRDLPPSGIRRFFELVASTKGVISLGVGEPDFVTPWHIREACVQSLERGYTMYTSNYGLPELRRAIADYLAWRFGLTYDPMKQIMVTIGASEAVDLALRTVLNPGDEVLIPEPCYVSYQPITQLAGGIPVPIPTTMTDGFALTAARLEHYITPRSKVLILCFPNNPTGAVLSREEMQAIARLVEKYNLLVISDEIYAELRYEGQPLSFASLPGMQERTILVSGFSKAFAMTGWRIGYVAAHPDFLAAMVKIHQYTILCAPVMGQMAALEALRHGRQDVERMVEQYDQRRRLVYSRLREMGLDCFEPRGAFYIFPSIAATGLDSVTFAEELLKEEKVAVVPGTAFGASGEGFIRCSYAASLADLTEAMNRMERFVARRLAFNQRAVAQA, encoded by the coding sequence ATGACCATTGCCCACGGTTTTGAAGCCAGGCGTTTTATCACACCGGTGGTTAGGGATCTGCCGCCTTCAGGAATCCGCCGCTTTTTTGAACTGGTAGCCAGCACCAAGGGCGTAATCTCCCTCGGGGTGGGAGAACCAGATTTCGTCACTCCCTGGCATATCCGGGAGGCCTGCGTCCAATCCCTGGAACGGGGCTATACCATGTACACCTCCAACTACGGCCTGCCCGAACTGCGCCGGGCCATAGCCGATTACCTGGCCTGGCGTTTCGGCTTGACCTATGATCCCATGAAGCAGATTATGGTGACCATTGGTGCCAGTGAAGCAGTCGACCTGGCACTGCGGACGGTATTGAACCCCGGGGATGAAGTCTTGATCCCCGAGCCCTGTTATGTTTCCTACCAGCCCATAACGCAACTGGCGGGGGGTATCCCGGTCCCTATCCCGACGACAATGACTGACGGTTTTGCCCTTACGGCCGCCCGCCTGGAGCACTACATTACCCCCCGGAGTAAAGTCTTGATTCTTTGCTTTCCCAATAACCCGACCGGCGCCGTCCTCAGCCGGGAGGAGATGCAGGCCATTGCCCGGCTGGTTGAAAAGTACAACCTGCTGGTGATCAGCGATGAAATCTATGCAGAATTGCGTTATGAGGGCCAACCGTTATCCTTTGCCTCTCTGCCCGGCATGCAGGAGCGCACCATCCTGGTGAGCGGTTTTTCCAAGGCCTTTGCTATGACCGGATGGCGCATCGGTTATGTAGCGGCTCATCCCGATTTTCTGGCAGCTATGGTTAAAATCCACCAGTATACCATCCTCTGCGCTCCCGTCATGGGTCAGATGGCGGCCCTGGAAGCCCTGCGCCACGGCCGCCAGGACGTGGAGAGGATGGTGGAGCAATACGACCAGCGACGGCGCCTGGTTTACAGCCGGCTGCGGGAGATGGGCCTGGATTGTTTTGAACCCCGGGGGGCCTTTTACATCTTCCCCTCCATAGCTGCCACCGGCCTGGATTCCGTCACTTTCGCCGAAGAGCTTCTTAAGGAAGAAAAGGTGGCCGTAGTACCGGGTACAGCCTTTGGCGCCAGTGGCGAAGGTTTTATCCGCTGTTCCTATGCCGCCTCCCTGGCCGACCTGACAGAAGCCATGAATCGCATGGAACGCTTTGTCGCCCGGCGTCTGGCCTTTAACCAGCGGGCCGTAGCCCAGGCTTAA
- a CDS encoding ATP-binding protein produces the protein MERIRIPPNLVTKNQPPNIPAPSPHYQCPLCRDRGLIIRDGRAYRCRCMQQKAWQNRLRAANLAPQLSRYTFQNFDLKYYSRTLKDELTGTTYYDSARHCLEAARRFVNTYRQEDHGRGLFIFGPVGSGKTFLAAAIANALTAAGREVLFAVVPDLLDALRATYDRRSLDNSHTELELIDAARGVAILILDDLGAHNYTEWTCNKIYSLINYRLINELPTVITSNLDLKALEEYLGERTTSRIIQLCQSFHLPVAEDIRYIISREGITKK, from the coding sequence ATGGAACGGATCCGTATCCCCCCCAACCTTGTGACCAAAAACCAGCCACCCAACATACCGGCGCCCAGCCCCCATTACCAGTGCCCCCTGTGCCGCGACCGGGGGTTGATCATTCGGGACGGCCGTGCTTACCGCTGTCGTTGCATGCAACAAAAGGCCTGGCAAAACCGCCTGCGGGCAGCCAACCTGGCACCCCAGCTCAGCCGGTATACCTTCCAGAACTTCGATCTCAAGTATTACTCCCGCACCCTGAAGGATGAGCTGACGGGAACTACATATTATGATAGTGCCCGCCATTGCCTGGAGGCAGCCCGTCGCTTTGTCAACACCTACCGCCAGGAGGATCACGGCCGCGGCCTTTTTATTTTCGGCCCGGTAGGAAGTGGTAAAACCTTTCTGGCAGCAGCCATTGCCAACGCCCTGACTGCCGCCGGGAGGGAGGTTCTATTCGCCGTCGTCCCCGATCTTCTCGATGCCCTTCGCGCCACCTATGACCGCCGTTCCCTGGACAATAGCCATACAGAACTCGAACTCATTGATGCGGCCCGGGGGGTGGCTATCCTTATCCTTGACGATCTGGGCGCCCATAACTACACTGAGTGGACTTGTAACAAAATCTATTCCCTGATCAACTACCGCCTAATCAATGAGTTGCCGACGGTGATAACCAGTAATCTGGATCTGAAGGCCCTGGAAGAATACCTGGGGGAGCGGACGACCTCCCGGATAATCCAGCTCTGTCAATCCTTCCACCTGCCAGTGGCCGAAGATATTCGTTATATCATAAGCCGGGAAGGCATCACCAAAAAGTGA
- a CDS encoding methylenetetrahydrofolate reductase gives MVESKMAKILSQGQFLVSGEIGPPKHADPTEIKKHAALLKDYVDAMNLTDNQTAIVRLSSIAAGVHVLQAGGEPIIQMTVRDRNRIALQSDLLGAYSLGMRNVLCLSGDHQSFGNHPTAKNVHDVDSLQLIRIVKDLRDEKKFACGEEIKGQEPRFFIGAAANPFADPFEFRVMRLEKKINAGADFIQTQCIFDMERFERFMALVRERGLHKRAKIIAGVMPLKSARAAKYMQQSVAGMIVPDEIVNRMEKASDPKAEGVAICVEQIKHLQSIEGVAGVHIMAVMWEDIIPTIVKEAGLYPRPKVE, from the coding sequence ATGGTTGAAAGCAAGATGGCGAAAATCCTCTCCCAGGGGCAATTTCTGGTCAGCGGTGAGATTGGACCGCCGAAGCACGCCGATCCTACAGAGATCAAGAAGCACGCCGCTCTCCTCAAGGACTACGTTGATGCCATGAACCTGACGGACAACCAGACGGCCATCGTCCGCCTGTCGAGTATCGCCGCTGGGGTCCACGTCCTCCAGGCCGGGGGCGAACCCATTATCCAGATGACGGTTCGGGACCGCAACCGTATCGCCCTCCAGAGTGATCTCCTGGGTGCCTACAGCCTGGGGATGCGGAACGTCCTCTGCCTGTCCGGCGACCATCAATCTTTTGGTAACCATCCGACGGCGAAAAACGTCCATGACGTGGATTCCCTCCAGCTGATCCGGATCGTGAAGGACCTCCGGGATGAGAAAAAATTCGCCTGCGGTGAAGAGATTAAGGGCCAGGAACCCCGCTTCTTCATCGGCGCCGCCGCCAACCCCTTTGCCGACCCCTTTGAGTTCCGGGTCATGCGCCTGGAGAAGAAGATCAATGCCGGCGCCGACTTTATTCAAACCCAGTGCATTTTTGATATGGAGCGTTTTGAACGCTTTATGGCCCTGGTCCGGGAGCGCGGCCTGCATAAAAGAGCCAAAATTATTGCCGGCGTCATGCCCCTGAAATCCGCCCGGGCCGCCAAATATATGCAACAATCGGTGGCCGGGATGATTGTCCCCGACGAAATCGTCAACCGCATGGAAAAAGCCTCCGACCCCAAGGCCGAAGGGGTGGCCATCTGTGTGGAACAGATTAAACACCTGCAGTCCATCGAGGGTGTAGCCGGCGTCCATATCATGGCCGTCATGTGGGAAGATATCATCCCCACCATCGTCAAGGAAGCCGGCCTGTATCCCCGTCCCAAGGTAGAGTAG
- a CDS encoding methylenetetrahydrofolate reductase C-terminal domain-containing protein — MIIAEGKPLVEVAGLIKDAKKVLVVGCGGCVTVCLAGGEKETGILAAELRLLRKKEGNPLETVEVTLTRQCDPEYVDMLNKYVTDDVDAIVSLACGVGVQFLAERYNKWVVPALNTKFAGGTVAHGVWEERCGLCGECILYKTGGICPIIRCSKSILNGPCGGSQGGKCEVNPETPCAWQLIYDRMQALGKLDLLMEIQPPKDWSKSRDGGPRKVVREDVTIDG, encoded by the coding sequence ATGATTATCGCCGAAGGCAAACCCCTGGTCGAAGTGGCCGGCTTGATTAAAGATGCTAAAAAGGTCCTGGTGGTTGGCTGTGGCGGCTGCGTGACCGTCTGCCTGGCCGGCGGGGAAAAGGAGACTGGTATTCTGGCCGCCGAATTGCGGTTGCTGCGTAAAAAAGAAGGCAACCCCCTGGAAACAGTTGAAGTCACCCTGACCCGCCAGTGCGACCCCGAATACGTGGATATGCTCAACAAATACGTTACCGACGATGTCGATGCTATTGTCTCCCTGGCCTGCGGTGTGGGTGTCCAGTTCCTAGCGGAGCGTTACAACAAATGGGTGGTGCCGGCCCTGAACACCAAATTTGCCGGCGGCACCGTAGCCCATGGGGTATGGGAAGAACGCTGCGGCCTCTGCGGTGAGTGTATCCTTTATAAAACCGGGGGTATTTGCCCCATTATCCGCTGCTCCAAGAGCATTTTAAACGGTCCCTGCGGCGGTTCCCAGGGTGGCAAATGCGAGGTCAACCCGGAAACCCCCTGCGCCTGGCAGCTTATCTACGACCGGATGCAGGCCCTGGGAAAACTGGATCTCCTCATGGAAATCCAGCCGCCCAAGGACTGGTCCAAATCCCGGGATGGCGGGCCGCGGAAAGTTGTACGAGAGGATGTGACAATCGATGGTTGA
- a CDS encoding hydrogenase iron-sulfur subunit, with the protein MADFEPKIVAFCCFYCAYSAADLAGSMRLQYPANIRVIEMPCSGKTDIRVLLEAFEDGADGVYVLGCMEGDCHFLKGNFRAKRRVRQAKKILDEIGIGGERLEMYNLSAAMGPRFAEIAREFTDRIRKLGPSPVKLKPGAATEKTPSQKVNP; encoded by the coding sequence ATGGCCGACTTCGAGCCCAAAATCGTCGCCTTTTGTTGTTTCTACTGCGCCTATTCGGCCGCCGACCTGGCCGGGTCCATGCGTCTCCAATACCCGGCCAATATCCGGGTAATTGAGATGCCCTGTTCCGGTAAGACCGATATCCGGGTTTTACTGGAAGCCTTTGAAGACGGGGCTGACGGGGTCTACGTCCTGGGTTGCATGGAAGGTGACTGCCACTTCTTAAAGGGCAACTTCCGAGCCAAGCGACGTGTACGGCAGGCCAAGAAAATTCTGGACGAAATTGGTATCGGCGGCGAACGCCTGGAGATGTATAACCTCTCGGCGGCCATGGGACCACGCTTTGCCGAGATTGCCCGGGAGTTTACCGACCGCATCCGGAAACTAGGTCCCAGCCCGGTGAAATTAAAGCCCGGAGCAGCAACAGAAAAAACCCCCAGCCAAAAGGTCAACCCTTAA
- a CDS encoding Asp23/Gls24 family envelope stress response protein yields MDVIALIGPSGSGKSHRALAVARDYAAEAIIDDGLLIQGSRILAGVSAKEQPTRVGAIKTALFNDPERAREVRECLATINPRRVLVISTSREMTLRICERLGMPRPSRWVDISEIATPKEIYRARQIRQQLGKHVIPAPTVEVKPRFNGPLIEPLRTFLRRRQAPPGKSRNLWVEQTTVRPTFNSLGHFYISQGVIAQLAGYLVATGGLSSSRVQVENRDGSLVLNLEVTAPYGVFLPPLLQAAQKRVMTNITNMTALEVVAVNITVSGLKLEGKET; encoded by the coding sequence ATGGATGTTATTGCCCTCATCGGCCCCAGCGGCAGTGGTAAGAGTCACCGGGCCCTGGCAGTAGCCCGCGATTATGCCGCCGAAGCCATTATTGACGATGGCCTGTTAATCCAGGGCAGCCGGATCCTGGCCGGGGTTTCGGCCAAGGAACAGCCGACCCGGGTGGGGGCCATTAAAACGGCCCTCTTTAACGATCCCGAGCGGGCCCGGGAAGTACGGGAGTGCCTGGCTACCATAAACCCGCGCCGGGTCCTGGTAATCAGCACTTCCAGGGAAATGACCCTGCGTATTTGCGAGCGGCTGGGTATGCCCCGGCCGTCCCGCTGGGTAGATATTTCGGAGATAGCCACCCCCAAGGAGATTTATCGCGCCCGGCAGATCCGCCAGCAGTTGGGCAAGCACGTGATCCCGGCGCCGACGGTGGAGGTAAAACCGCGCTTTAACGGCCCCCTTATCGAACCCCTGCGCACCTTTCTGCGCCGGCGCCAGGCACCGCCGGGAAAGAGCCGGAACCTGTGGGTGGAACAGACAACCGTTCGCCCTACCTTTAATTCCTTGGGGCATTTTTATATCAGCCAGGGCGTCATCGCCCAGCTGGCCGGCTACCTGGTCGCCACCGGCGGTTTGAGCAGCTCCCGGGTCCAGGTGGAAAATCGGGACGGCAGCCTGGTACTTAACCTGGAGGTAACGGCCCCTTACGGTGTTTTCCTACCGCCGCTGCTGCAGGCGGCCCAGAAAAGGGTGATGACAAATATTACAAATATGACAGCCCTGGAAGTTGTGGCTGTCAACATTACTGTAAGCGGTCTTAAACTGGAGGGTAAAGAAACCTGA
- the feoB gene encoding ferrous iron transport protein B — MACHDLNQDLNIPAGVRKIVLAGNPNVGKSVFFNAFTGLYVDVSNFPGTTLEISHARVGSDFILDTPGVYGVSSFNDEEKVARDVILGADIVINVVNAVHLERDLFLTQQIIDMGIPMVVALNMVDEATRQGITIDVKELERLLGVPVIPTVAVKGQGLKEVKQAVARARHGNSLPELEEMLPLLQHKTHSRAEALLILEGDPYVAARHHLKPIDRQEEIYLARRRRVDAIVAAVIKETSTGASWGTRLSRWMMQPLTGIPILLVALWLLYEFIGVFIAQTVVGITEDIIMKGYYEPFIRNLISPWLPPTSVPGALLIGEFGILTMTVTYILGLLLPLVLGFYLGLSTLEDSGYLPRIAVLVDRALMRLGLNGRGIIPIILGFGCVTAATITTRLLGSNRERRIATFLLAMAIPCSAQLAVITSMLVRLGHGYTILYIILIGSILVLTGTALNWLLPGQPSDLFIDLPPLRWPQPVNILKKTATRASSFIQEAAPLFAGGALLIGILQVTGLLAALQNLLAPVTVNWLQLPKEMATAFIMGFVRRDFGAAGLYSLPLTPAQSLVALTTITIFVPCIASALVIFKERGWREGVIIWPTILLLAFLIGGVISHILI; from the coding sequence ATGGCCTGCCACGATCTTAATCAGGACCTCAACATTCCTGCCGGTGTCCGTAAAATAGTCCTGGCCGGCAACCCCAACGTCGGTAAATCAGTCTTTTTTAACGCCTTTACCGGCCTTTATGTGGATGTATCTAATTTTCCCGGTACCACCCTGGAAATCAGTCATGCCCGGGTAGGTAGTGATTTTATTTTGGACACGCCCGGCGTTTATGGGGTATCTTCCTTTAACGATGAAGAGAAGGTAGCCAGGGACGTTATCCTGGGCGCCGATATCGTCATCAACGTCGTCAATGCCGTTCACCTGGAACGAGACCTTTTCTTGACCCAGCAAATCATTGACATGGGTATACCCATGGTCGTCGCCCTCAATATGGTCGATGAAGCCACCCGTCAGGGCATAACCATCGATGTCAAGGAACTGGAGCGGCTTCTAGGGGTACCAGTTATTCCCACCGTGGCTGTGAAAGGCCAGGGGTTAAAGGAGGTTAAGCAGGCTGTAGCCCGTGCCAGGCATGGCAATAGCCTGCCTGAACTGGAAGAGATGCTACCCCTGTTACAACATAAGACCCACAGCCGGGCCGAGGCTCTACTTATCCTGGAGGGTGATCCCTATGTGGCTGCCCGCCACCATCTTAAACCCATAGATCGTCAGGAAGAGATCTACCTGGCCCGGCGGCGGCGGGTCGACGCCATAGTTGCCGCCGTAATTAAGGAGACCAGTACCGGGGCTTCCTGGGGTACCCGTCTCAGCCGCTGGATGATGCAACCCCTGACAGGTATACCCATCCTGTTGGTGGCCTTGTGGTTGTTATATGAATTTATCGGTGTCTTTATTGCCCAGACAGTTGTGGGCATCACTGAAGACATAATCATGAAGGGGTATTATGAACCCTTTATCCGCAACCTGATCAGCCCATGGCTACCGCCGACTTCCGTTCCGGGAGCCCTTTTAATCGGTGAATTCGGCATCCTGACCATGACGGTAACCTATATCCTGGGACTTTTATTGCCCCTGGTGCTGGGCTTCTACCTGGGGCTATCAACCCTGGAGGACTCCGGTTATCTACCGCGGATTGCCGTCCTGGTGGACCGGGCCCTCATGCGCTTGGGTTTAAATGGGCGGGGAATCATCCCCATTATCCTGGGTTTTGGCTGTGTAACGGCAGCCACGATAACCACCAGGTTGCTGGGGAGTAACCGTGAACGTCGGATCGCCACTTTTCTCCTGGCCATGGCCATACCCTGCTCGGCCCAGCTGGCGGTAATCACCAGCATGCTGGTGCGCCTGGGGCACGGCTATACTATACTGTATATCATCCTGATAGGCAGTATCCTGGTGCTGACCGGGACAGCCCTGAACTGGCTACTGCCGGGCCAGCCCAGTGATCTCTTTATCGACCTCCCGCCCCTGCGCTGGCCGCAGCCTGTTAATATTCTAAAAAAAACTGCCACCCGAGCCAGTTCCTTTATCCAGGAAGCCGCGCCCCTCTTTGCTGGCGGCGCCCTGCTGATTGGTATTCTCCAGGTTACCGGCCTCCTGGCTGCTCTGCAAAACCTGTTGGCACCGGTTACCGTCAACTGGCTGCAGCTCCCCAAGGAAATGGCTACCGCTTTTATCATGGGCTTCGTCCGGCGGGATTTTGGCGCCGCTGGCCTGTACAGTTTACCCCTGACGCCGGCCCAATCTCTCGTCGCCCTGACTACTATTACCATCTTTGTACCCTGTATTGCTTCGGCCCTGGTTATCTTCAAGGAGAGGGGCTGGCGGGAAGGGGTCATCATCTGGCCGACCATTCTGTTGCTGGCCTTTCTCATTGGCGGGGTAATCTCCCACATCTTGATTTAG